A genome region from Brassica oleracea var. oleracea cultivar TO1000 chromosome C2, BOL, whole genome shotgun sequence includes the following:
- the LOC106324289 gene encoding uncharacterized protein At1g43920, Chloroplastic-like, which yields MSSDSTAESSTVNTYGIRGFPASCVCGTKTTIYTSETNKNPGRPFFRCLTRRKNHLFKWVEEAVYEEVQDALPKIVLLEAELNKEKSDIEDLKGVVTELMEEVVRAKTEVKRCKVMMTILFVIIFCLLFS from the exons ATGAGTTCGGATTCGACAGCTGAGAGTTCAACCGTGAACACATACGGTATTCGCGGGTTTCCGGCGAGCTGTGTTTGCGGGACTAAGACAACAATCTACACGTCTGAGACTAACAAGAATCCGGGGAGACCTTTCTTCAGATGTCTTACGAGAAGAAAG AACCACTTGTTTAAATGGGTTGAGGAGGCTGTTTATGAAGAGGTTCAAGATGCCTTACCAAAGATTGTACTGCTTGAAGCTGAGCTTAACAAAGAAAAATCTGATATTGAGGATTTGAAAGGCGTGGTCACTGAGTTGATGGAAGAGGTTGTAAGAGCCAAAACAGAGGTGAAGAGGTGTAAGGTGATGATGACGATCTTGTTTGTGATCAT CTTCTGTTTGCTCTTCTCATAA